In Fusobacterium sp., one genomic interval encodes:
- a CDS encoding GntR family transcriptional regulator: MKFIKLDNKKTLSEKVYDRLKELIMDGELERGTKITETSIAKMFDVSPTPVREAFRKLASDGLIEVASWKGVIVKGIEQKDLLEIYECREALEGMVGKLAVRNITEEDIKVLEKILEKCNEAKTPEILIELNTEFHNELLKIAGNQRLSKLLNELMVVILYDRDISGRYSVRRKEIVQEHLDILEYLKKRDEKKVSELMAKHIKNGYEFIKNHNK, encoded by the coding sequence ATGAAGTTTATAAAATTAGATAATAAAAAAACTTTAAGTGAAAAAGTTTATGACAGATTGAAAGAACTTATAATGGATGGAGAATTAGAAAGAGGAACAAAAATAACAGAAACGTCCATAGCTAAAATGTTTGATGTAAGTCCTACTCCTGTAAGAGAAGCTTTTAGAAAACTTGCTTCAGATGGGCTCATAGAAGTAGCTTCATGGAAAGGTGTAATTGTAAAAGGAATAGAACAAAAAGATTTATTAGAAATATATGAATGTAGAGAAGCTTTAGAAGGAATGGTAGGAAAATTAGCAGTTAGAAATATTACTGAAGAAGATATAAAAGTGTTAGAAAAAATATTAGAGAAATGTAATGAAGCAAAAACTCCCGAAATACTTATAGAATTAAATACAGAATTTCATAATGAATTGTTGAAAATAGCAGGAAATCAAAGATTAAGTAAACTCCTCAATGAGCTTATGGTAGTTATCCTCTATGATAGAGATATTTCAGGAAGATATTCAGTGAGAAGAAAGGAAATAGTACAAGAGCACTTGGATATTCTTGAATATTTGAAAAAAAGAGATGAGAAAAAAGTATCTGAACTTATGGCAAAACATATTAAAAATGGATATGAATTTATAAAAA
- a CDS encoding YcxB family protein — MNILFENKYYNEKDLYVEYIKDVHCKYTRKLGYILLILGVFYSCLYIFKIRTIPILILAILLLAFSLRLITIHKIYQKHLKKNAFNLHNGKIYESIFQFTENKVILREGSILMEFDYIQIKNLKEYKLIYTLMIGEKQGLLLKKDSFSIGTFDEFKKFIVNKIKK, encoded by the coding sequence ATGAACATATTATTTGAAAACAAATACTACAATGAAAAAGATCTTTATGTTGAATATATAAAAGATGTACATTGCAAATATACAAGAAAGCTTGGATATATTCTCTTAATTTTAGGAGTATTTTATAGTTGCCTTTATATCTTTAAAATAAGAACAATCCCTATACTAATATTAGCTATACTTTTATTAGCTTTTTCATTACGACTTATTACCATCCATAAAATCTATCAAAAACATCTCAAAAAAAATGCTTTTAATTTACATAATGGAAAAATTTATGAATCTATTTTTCAATTCACAGAAAATAAAGTAATTTTAAGAGAAGGATCAATCTTAATGGAATTTGATTATATTCAAATTAAAAATCTAAAAGAATATAAATTGATTTATACCTTAATGATTGGAGAAAAACAAGGACTATTATTAAAAAAAGATAGTTTTTCTATTGGTACTTTTGATGAATTTAAAAAATTTATAGTCAATAAGATTAAAAAATAA